A window of bacterium genomic DNA:
AAAGACAAGTTGAATTACCTGTAATATATAAAGGATTTAAGTTAGATTGTTTTAATGTTTCTGTTCTAAGAGATGGAATTAAGCGTATAGCCAAGAGATTTTAATTTTTTCTC
This region includes:
- a CDS encoding GxxExxY protein, whose protein sequence is MHKTLGPGLLESAYEECLCYELSMVGLAFKRQVELPVIYKGFKLDCFNVSVLRDGIKRIAKRF